In a genomic window of Vigna angularis cultivar LongXiaoDou No.4 chromosome 6, ASM1680809v1, whole genome shotgun sequence:
- the LOC108341804 gene encoding glutathione S-transferase F10: protein MDSIKAQLDRKTHSKHREREKIERKMVVKVYGPTYASPKRVVVCLIEKEIEFEAVHVDLFKGENKEPEFLKLQPFGSLPVIQDGDYTLYESRAIIRYFAEKYKDQGTDLLGKTIEEKGLVEQWLEVEAHNFHPPLYNLVINVLFAPLMGVASDQKVIEESDKKLEKVLDVYEERLSKSKYLAGDFFSLADLSHLPFGHYLVNQTGRGNLVRERKHVSAWWDDISNRPSWKKVLQLYKYPV from the exons ATGGACAGCATAAAAGCACAACTTGACAGAAAAACACATTCAAAGcacagagaaagagaaaaaattgagagaaaaatgGTGGTGAAGGTGTATGGTCCAACTTATGCATCCCCAAAAAGGGTGGTTGTGTGTCTGATTGAGAAGGAAATCGAGTTTGAAGCAGTGCATGTCGATCTCTTCAAGGGAGAGAATAAGGAACCCGAGTTCCTTAAGTTGCAg CCATTTGGATCACTTCCTGTTATTCAAGATGGTGATTATACTCTCTATG AATCTCGTGCAATAATCAGATACTTTGCAGAGAAGTATAAAGACCAAGGAACTGACTTGTTGGGAAAGACAATAGAAGAAAAGGGTCTTGTGGAACAATGGCTTGAAGTGGAAGCTCATAACTTTCACCCACCACTCTACAATTTGGTTATCAATGTTCTATTTGCCCCATTAATGGGAGTTGCCTCAGACCAAAAAGTGATAGAAGAGAGTGATAAAAAGCTTGAGAAGGTGCTTGATGTTTATGAGGAGAGGCTCTCAAAAAGCAAGTATTTGGCTGGTGATTTCTTCAGCCTTGCTGATCTTAGCCATCTCCCATTTGGTCATTATTTGGTGAACCAAACTGGAAGAGGGAATTTGGTGAGAGAGAGGAAGCATGTGAGTGCTTGGTGGGATGATATCAGCAACAGACCATCTTGGAAGAAGGTTCTTCAGTTATACAAATACCCTGTCTAG